In Leisingera sp. NJS204, the DNA window CGCCTCTTTTCTTTACCGGGCTGCGTTCCTTTATCGTGCAGCAGACCTTGCTTCGACGTTGCTGATTTCAGGACCTCTTTCATGCGCCTTCACGGATTGGACATCGCCCGCTTCCTTGCCTTTTGCGGCATGGTGCTGGTCAACTTCCGCATTGCGGCGCAGGTGGCGCCGGGAACCGATGCAATCTCTCTGTTCACCAACAGCCTGGAGGGCCGCGCAGCCGCGCTGTTTGTGGTGCTGGCAGGAATCGGGGTGTCGCTGGGCAAGCCGGACCGGGCAACGATGTTCCGGCGCGCTGTGTTCCTGTTTGCGATCGGCCTTTTGAACCTGACCATATTCGACGCCGACATCCTGCACTTCTATGCGCTGTATTTCCTGGTGGCGCTGCCGTTCCTGACCGTCTCCAGCCGGATGCTGCTTTGGGCCGCCGCGGGCACGCTGGCAATCGGGCTGGCAGGGCTGCTGTTGCTGGATTACGAGGCGCATTGGAACTGGGACACGCTGACCTACGCGGAGTTCTGGACGCTGGAAGGCTTTCTGCGCCATTCCTTCTTCAACGGCTGGCATCCGGCGTTTCCCTGGGCCGCGTTCCTGTTTCTGGGCATGTGGATCGGGCGCCTGGATCTGGCCAGCCGCCGGGTTCAGGCCCGCATGATCGTCTGGGGCGTGGCAGCGGCAGTGCTGGGCGCCCTGCCCGGGATGCTGCTGCAGGATCCTGAGCTGGCCGAACTCTTCGGCACCAGCGCCATTCCCCCTGGCCCGTTCTACATTATCGCAGCCTCCGGCACCGCGGTTGCCGTGACCGGGCTGATGCTGGCGATCGGCCCGGCGCTGGACAAGGCTGGGCTGGGGGAATGGCTGGCAGCACCAGGGCGGCAAGCGCTGAGCCTCTATGCGGCGCATATCCTGTTGGGCATGGGCACATTGGAAGCCATGGGCCAGCTGGACGGTTCGCTCGGCACCTCCCGGATCTTCGGCTACTCGCTTGGCTTCTGCGCCCTGTCGATGGTGCTGGTCTGGATCTGGAACATCTTTGCGAGAAACGGACCGTTGGAAGCGCTGATGCGCTGGAGCACCCGTTTTCCCCGGTGACCTATCCCCGCGCTGCTGCCCCGCCCGCGGCCAGTGCCAGCAGGCCTCCTGCGGCAGCCCCGAACCGCATGCTCACGGTTCCCCCTTGCATGACAGCGCTGCATCGGCCAAACCGCCAATGGCCCGGCGGCACTGCCGGGCTGCTGTCACAATTGCGCCAAGGGGAGCCTGACCGATGCCCAAGAAGCCCGCCGTCCAGGATTACATCCGCACCATCGTTGATTTCCCCCATGAAGGGATCCTGTTCCGCGATGTGACCACGCTGTTTGCCGATCCGCGCGGTTTCCGCATGGCGATCGACCAGATGCTGCATCCCTATGCGGGTGAACGGATCGACAAAGTGGTGGGGCTTGAAGCACGCGGTTTTATCCTGGGCGGCGCGATTGCCCATCAGCTGAGCGTCGGCTTTGTGCCCGTCCGCAAGAAAGGCAAGCTGCCCGGCACCACCATCAGCGAAGAGTACAAGCTGGAATACGGCGAGGCGATTGTCGAGATCCACGACGACGCCATCAAGCCGGGCGAGAAGATCCTGGTAGTTGATGACCTCTTGGCAACCGGCGGCACTGCGGGCGCGGGAATTAAGCTGATCGAGCGGCTGGGCGGCGAGATTGTCTCTTGCTCCTTCATCGTGGACCTGCCGGAACTGGGTGGCCGCAAGCTGTTGGAGAGCATGGGCATGGATGTGCATGTGCTGTGCGAATTCGACGGCCTCTGAGCACTGTAAGGACAGCGTCCGGGCCGGGGGCTCCCGCCGGTCAAACGCCATTCTTGCGAACGGCTCTTCCCGTTGGGCATAGCCCTTTCCAGCCCGCAAGGGCCAGAAAGGGCACGCCGCGCAGATGCGCGGCGCCGGGCCCAAAGCCGCCAGGCGGTCCGGCGCAGCCGGGCTGATGCGGCTGCGGGAGATCTTGGAAATGCCCGGACGGGTCAGCCGGCCTTCAGCACCGCGCCAGGATTCATGATGCCGTTGGGATCCAGTGCCTGCTTGATTGCCCGCATGGCCGCCAGCTTGACCGGGTCGCCATAGCGTTCCAGGTCGCCCGTTTTCATCCGCCCGACCCCGTGCTCAGCACTGAAAGAGCCGCCAAAGGCATGAACCAGATCATGCACCGCCGTTTTAACTGCTTCACGCATGTGCCTGAATTGGTCGCGGGATTGCCCCTTTGGCGGGAACACATTGTAGTGCAGGTTGCCGTCCCCCAGATGGCCAAAGCAGTTGATGCGGAAATCACCAAGGCCTGCGACCATCTCTCTGCCCCGTTCGATGAAGGCAGGAATATCCGAGATCGGCACCGAGATGTCGTGGCTGGAAACCGATCCGATTGCCTTGTTGGCCAGCGGAATATTCTCGCGCACCGCCCACAGCGCCTGCCGCTGGGATCCGGACTGGGCAATCACGCCATCCGCAACCAGTCCTGCCGCCTCTGCGGCTTCGAACAACTCTGCCAGAGTGTCCTCAGCAACCACGCCCTGCGGCAAGCCCAATTCGATCAGCACGCACCACTCAGGCGTGTCGTCAAACGGCTGGCGGATCTCCGGCAGAGCCTCCGCCAGAAACGCCAGACCTTGCCGGTGGATCAGTTCAAAAGCACTGACGGATTCGCCGGCGTGGCCGCGGGCCAGAGCCAGCAGCGCAATGGCAGCAGCAGGGTCCTTCACTGTGAAAAGCGCGGTTCCCTGCGTGACAGGGATCGGCGACAGCTTCAGCGCGGCGGCAGTGATAACCCCCAGCGTGCCCTCGGCGCCGATCAGCAGGTTTTTCAGGTCATAACCCGTGTTGTCTTTGCGCAAACGCGACAGCCCGTGCCAGATGTCTCCAGAAGGCAGCACCGCCTCCAGCCCCAGGCAGAGGTCGCGTGCATTGCCATAGCGCAGCACGTTGACGCCGCCGGCATTCGTCGAAAGGTTGCCGCCGATCCTGGCTGATCCCTCTGCTGCCAGAGACAGGGGAAACAGCCGCCCTGCCCCTTCCGCCGCTGTCTGGACATCCGCCAGAATGGCCCCCGCTTCGGCAATCAGGACATTTTCCTGCGGGTGGACCGACCGGATTGCCTTCATCCGTTCCAGCGACAGCACCAGCGGCGCCGGGCCATCCGGCATCACCTGGCCGCCGACCAGGCTGGTGCCGCCGCCATAGGGCACAACCGGCACCCGGGCGGCATTGGCCTCGCGGATCAACCGTGAGACCTGCTCCACCGTCTGCGGCAAGGCCAGCACCCCTGCCTGCCCCTGGTAGCGGCCGCGCGGTTCCTCAAGATATCGCGGCTCCGGCGGCCGCAGCACGCCTTCCGGCAGCAGGTTCGAGAGGCGGTTGGCAAAAGCAGTATCTGCAGAGTTCAGCATCATGCCTCATCCATGCCGGAAGCGGCACCGGCTGGCAAGGCAGGTCACTCTTCTTCAGCTAGATACTTCGGCTGCAGCACATGGATCGTCGGACGGCCAGGCAGGCTGCGCAGGGAGACCGTAAGGGCGCTATTGCCTTCATTCACGACATCAAACTCAGGGCCGGCCCGGGCCAGGAAGCGCTGCAGCGATGCGTCGCTGAACCAATGCATCGGGATAATGACGGAGGAACGCAACCGCCCCAGCACCTCCAGCATTTGATCCAGCGGCAGGGTAATGCCGCCATCCACCGCCGCCATCACCACATCCAGCCGCCCCAGCGCCGCATATTGTTCCGGGGTTGGCACGTGGTGAAGATGACCCAGATGGCCGATGCAGAGGCCAGCCGCCTCAAAAACGAAGATCGAATTGCCGTGCGCTGCCACGCCTCCGAACATGTTGCGGATGTCAGTGGAGACATTGCGGATCAGCATTTCGCCAAGGTCCAGATGGTGTTTTATCCCGTCCTCAAGCGGCCCCCAGCCCCGTAGCACATGGGGAATGGCTGGATCGGGATGCGCCGTCCAATGGGTTTCATGGGCGTGGTTCATGGTGACCACATCCGGGACCAGCGGCGCAGCGCCGGTGAAGCCGGTGAAATCGGTGACCACATTCAGCCCGCCTTCGGTGCGCAGCAGGAAGGAAGCATGCGCGATATAGCGGACCTGCACGCTGTCCAGGGCAACAGGATCCTGCCAGCCGGCTTGGTGCAGATACTCCAGACCAGGGGTTGCCCCGGCCAGCGCGATACAATGGCTCGCCCGCCGCTCCTGGGCCTGGAGGGCAGTGGCACAGAGGATCAGCCAAAGGAGACAGCAAAAGCCGCGCATGAAGCAGGTTCTAGGGCGCAAACCGCAGTTGTCAGCCCCCGGGGCGAAAAATTGCGCCGGGCACGCTCCCGCCTGTTCCAGCAGAATTGAAAATTCCGCCTCTCAGTTGGGCGTGGCGCCGGGCCTGCGGCCCGGCGCTGCCCCCAACGGGAGCGGTGCATTTCAATGCACCAGCGACGGGCGGGAGTTCCCGGCTGCCTGTGCGCCTGCGGTCATGCCTGGCCCGTCAGGGTTTTGCCGCGGCGGTCGTGGCGCAGCGAAGCGTACAGAACATGGGTCCGCCAGCGGCCGTTGATCTGCAAATAGGACTGGGCGACGCCTTCGTATTTGAAGCCGGATTTCTCCAGCAGCCCGCGGGAAGCTTGGTTTTCCGGCAGGCATGCAGCCTCAATCCGGCTGAGATCCAGTTTGCTGAAGGCGTGATGCACCACCGCGCCGATCGCCTCGCGCATGTAACCGTGACGGGCAAAGGGCAACCCGGTCCAGTACCCCAATGTTCCGGCCTGGGCCGGCCCGCGGCGGATATTGTCCAGCGTGATCGCGCCCATCAGCATATTGTCGGACCGCCGGA includes these proteins:
- a CDS encoding DUF418 domain-containing protein, yielding MRLHGLDIARFLAFCGMVLVNFRIAAQVAPGTDAISLFTNSLEGRAAALFVVLAGIGVSLGKPDRATMFRRAVFLFAIGLLNLTIFDADILHFYALYFLVALPFLTVSSRMLLWAAAGTLAIGLAGLLLLDYEAHWNWDTLTYAEFWTLEGFLRHSFFNGWHPAFPWAAFLFLGMWIGRLDLASRRVQARMIVWGVAAAVLGALPGMLLQDPELAELFGTSAIPPGPFYIIAASGTAVAVTGLMLAIGPALDKAGLGEWLAAPGRQALSLYAAHILLGMGTLEAMGQLDGSLGTSRIFGYSLGFCALSMVLVWIWNIFARNGPLEALMRWSTRFPR
- a CDS encoding FAD-binding oxidoreductase is translated as MMLNSADTAFANRLSNLLPEGVLRPPEPRYLEEPRGRYQGQAGVLALPQTVEQVSRLIREANAARVPVVPYGGGTSLVGGQVMPDGPAPLVLSLERMKAIRSVHPQENVLIAEAGAILADVQTAAEGAGRLFPLSLAAEGSARIGGNLSTNAGGVNVLRYGNARDLCLGLEAVLPSGDIWHGLSRLRKDNTGYDLKNLLIGAEGTLGVITAAALKLSPIPVTQGTALFTVKDPAAAIALLALARGHAGESVSAFELIHRQGLAFLAEALPEIRQPFDDTPEWCVLIELGLPQGVVAEDTLAELFEAAEAAGLVADGVIAQSGSQRQALWAVRENIPLANKAIGSVSSHDISVPISDIPAFIERGREMVAGLGDFRINCFGHLGDGNLHYNVFPPKGQSRDQFRHMREAVKTAVHDLVHAFGGSFSAEHGVGRMKTGDLERYGDPVKLAAMRAIKQALDPNGIMNPGAVLKAG
- a CDS encoding GNAT family N-acetyltransferase; this translates as MLLNRRKVRIETERLTLRPPVHADFHGWAALRLQSQPYLTPWEPSWAADHLSRKSFTNRVYWARRSVSGGTALPLFLIRRSDNMLMGAITLDNIRRGPAQAGTLGYWTGLPFARHGYMREAIGAVVHHAFSKLDLSRIEAACLPENQASRGLLEKSGFKYEGVAQSYLQINGRWRTHVLYASLRHDRRGKTLTGQA
- a CDS encoding MBL fold metallo-hydrolase; the encoded protein is MRGFCCLLWLILCATALQAQERRASHCIALAGATPGLEYLHQAGWQDPVALDSVQVRYIAHASFLLRTEGGLNVVTDFTGFTGAAPLVPDVVTMNHAHETHWTAHPDPAIPHVLRGWGPLEDGIKHHLDLGEMLIRNVSTDIRNMFGGVAAHGNSIFVFEAAGLCIGHLGHLHHVPTPEQYAALGRLDVVMAAVDGGITLPLDQMLEVLGRLRSSVIIPMHWFSDASLQRFLARAGPEFDVVNEGNSALTVSLRSLPGRPTIHVLQPKYLAEEE
- a CDS encoding adenine phosphoribosyltransferase, with protein sequence MPKKPAVQDYIRTIVDFPHEGILFRDVTTLFADPRGFRMAIDQMLHPYAGERIDKVVGLEARGFILGGAIAHQLSVGFVPVRKKGKLPGTTISEEYKLEYGEAIVEIHDDAIKPGEKILVVDDLLATGGTAGAGIKLIERLGGEIVSCSFIVDLPELGGRKLLESMGMDVHVLCEFDGL